AATTCTTGAACAAAagttaaaaatataataataactgGGACTATTTTAAAAAGCAGAGTAAAAAATACAAAGTGGAACCAGCACATGATGGTAAAATGTTTCTTCTTTATTGAAATGCAGCAGGGAACAGTGACTTGGTGTGAACATGGTACAAGGTATGGCTCCCAAAATAACCCATTTCGGAGTCCTAATACAGTCCTTATTTGCGGCGACTGCCTGGATCATGTTCTCACCATGTTGCTCTTTTCTGCTGTTCTAATGCATATCATTAAAGAAGAAATATTTAAGCAGCAGGTGCTGGTTCCACATTGCATTTTTATCTTTGTCTGTTGCTGTCAAGACACACTGGGACTTGTGTGAACTAGATATAGAGGTGATGTGGATCTGCTTCCGCaacatatttatttaaaaaagcaGCAACATTTATAGGCGGGCTTGCATAGGCTATTGGCTAGACTGCAACTTGGGAAAATCATAAAGTGACATTGCTAGGCAATTAACAAAACAGAGTATCACCATTGCTGCCAAAGTCTAAAGAAGAATTCCAGGCACGCTGTATAGGccgggtgctgaatctccttaaaaagaccagtcctgtatggagacttactggaagtgctcTATGTATGGACACTTATTGGCAATTCTCCATGGGAAATGAATAAGCAAAACGGTATCTGCcatgaaagagaaccatctcgccagcCCCACCTAtaggaagtggctccctatgagtcaaaatctgactttCTAACAaaccttgggatttgacaagggaatatagccagcccagatatccatctgtagacagtGGTTTCAGGGGTGCTTGCCCCACATCAGCACAGAGTAGGACTCTGACTAGCTTAGTGCGATGCCTTGGAAGaggcttaggcagggtgctgaatcttcttaaagagaccagtTCTGTATGGAGACTTCCTGGAAGAACTCcctggtatggagacttattggaaaTTCTCCATGGGAAAAGAATATACAAAGAGGTATTTccaaagaaagagaaccatcttgcctGCGCCACCTATATGAAGTGGCTACCTATGAGTCAAAATCAGACTTTCTAACAAACCTTGAGTTTTGACAAGGGAATagatatccatctgtagacagaTGTTTCGGGGGTTCTTACCTCTTACTACGATGCTTTGGAGGTACTGTATcgcccaagaaagagaaccatctcaccagcgCTACCTATTGgcagtggctccctatgagtcaaatcCGACTTTCCAACAAACCTTGGGAGGGAACATAGCCAGACCAAATATCCATGCTGTACAAAGCAATATGCTCAGCTATGCACATCAGACAGGAGACAGGATTTGCAGGTTCAGCCACAGGCACTTCACGCATGCCGATGCAACATAATTGACAAGGGAGAAGGAAGGAGACTGTGCAGAGATGGGGGAGTACAGAATGTTATATACCATGACAAAGGTGTGTGGAGTATGACAAGTATACTTGGAGAAGAGAAGAAGTGATATAGCATGACACGCAGAGATCTACAGACTGCCATCACTAGCATGTTCTCTCAAGGGTGCAATAGTGCAACTGACAAAAATCATGAAAGACGGTCATTTAGGTCTTGTAAAATCTTCTTTTCTTTGTATGTCCTGGAATATGTCTTTAATCTCAACTGGGATAAGTATTTAAGTGGATAgacaataaattaaaattaattcCCTTGACCTAAATACAGCTGGGCTATTATGCTGGATGTAGCATGCACacgaaaaataaaagtttatctACCAAAATAAATGGCACAAATGGAACGGTATTCAGTAATGAACAACCTGATTTTATCCATGTTCCATTATTGCTCTTTCTTTATAAGGGCAGATAACAgcctttacattttatttattatttattttatcaatAGGTAAAGGGAAAAACAACAGTTAACACTAATGCTGATATTCTGTTACATAATACGGTTGACAAATGACATCAGGTTTAACCACGGCATGGGTAGGGAAGAGATTAAAGGGTTAAAATAGGCCAATGGGTCCTTTCATCCAAAAATAGCGTCATTTCAATCCATTCAATTTACAGATAGAGCCAGATTCTAAAATGCTCCTAATCTTTCTAATAGGCTGAGAACAGATGTGAGCATCAACCCAACAGATTTTCCTGGCGGGATTTTTTAGTCAGTATTTGTGTCTCACTTGCTCAAAGGTTTACTTGaccatatttatttttgtttgtagGATTTTAAACTTTAGTTTTACTACAATTTATTTACTACAGAACTAAGAGAAGCCTTCAAAGAGTTTGATAAAGACAAGGATGGATACATCAGCTGTAAGGATCTAGGGGATTGTATGAGGACCATGGGATACATGCCAACAGAGATGGAGCTGATAGAACTGTCTCAGCAAATCAATATGAACCGTGAGTTACGTTcattatattttttacaatataCTACACATTCTATGGCATCAAAAAAGTAATAACTGTGCAATTAATATCTTAAATATTATTAATTTAGACATTTATCCTAGACAACTTCCAGTTGTGTCCACTGTATGTCCCATATAGGTAATACCTATAttgttttccaaattttctgtctTAGTTGGAGGTCATGTGGACTTTGAGGATTTTGTGGAGCTAATGGGCCCTAAGCTACTTGCAGAGACAGCTGATATGATTGGAGTGAAGGAACTTCGGGATGCTTTCAAGGAGGTAAGAAATGTTTTGATCATACACCAACCTATATGTTTTGCACCCTCCTCTCCATTTTTTCTCCATTGTCTGAAATTTATCTTGAGATTGTAGCCATTTTTAAGAAAGTCTTCCTATGAATGAATTGGTCATCATGCTAACAAGGATCTTTTGCACCTATACTCAGTTCGACACAAATGGAGATGGGGAAATTAGTACAAGTGAACTACGGGAAGCCATGAAAAAGCTTCTTGGGCAACAGGTTGGACACAGGGACATAGAAGATATCATACGGGATGTTGATCTGAATGGAGACGGACAGGTGGACTTTGAAGGTTAGTAGTGTACTGTTATGCTAACAACTAAAAATAGTGACGTTCTTAGGCCTTTCTGAAAGAGAAAGGCCAACGCTAtggaatatttttatattatttatgttgGAAAATACTTTGCGGGATGTGATGGTTCATGGGtttagcacttccttaaggggttttccgagtgtttaatattgatgacctatacttaggataggtcagcaatatctgaTTATCTGCTCGGTGGGGGAaccccccacaatcagctgtttaaagaggctacAACCATCAGATGAATGCCTTGGCCTCTTCGTAGCTTACCAAGTACAGTGCTGTCCTTCGTATAGTGctgggcttggtattgcagctcagacctattcacttgaataggaccgaATTGTGTTTAGGCCATGTTACCCATGAACATGACATCCCTGGCGTAAGAGGCAGCAGCACTCATTGGAGTGCCACAGCCTCTGTAAATGGCAGATTAGCAGGGTGTAGGGAGTCAAACTACCACCTATCaggtattgatgatctatcctgaggataggtcatcattattaaacacctggaaaaccGCTTTAATATTGTAAGTTATTTAAGGCCAAGATCTTAAACTttcatttgtttgtttttcaatttgtaCAGAGTTTGTTCGCATGATGTCGCGTTGACTTGGTGAACGGATGACCATGTCCCCCATCTGACTGCGCTGCATTGGCAAAGCTGTGCCTGAACTAACCTACTAAAGTCCTGGACGTGAAAGGGGAGTGCCCACATCAGCCATAATATCCCTAACTTGGAGGTGGTGTCACCATGCCTCCTCCCTGTACTCTTGCTATGGGATACAGCACAGGCCATTCTTCCACCTGACCCTGCTGCTTTGACTTGTTGTGTGCCATCCCAAACTATTAATGTGACATCCTACATATGGAGAACcctgagaggcttctttctgactGTTGTGCAATATGATGAAGTCTCCAAACCAATGGGAACAGTAAAACTATGTGTGCATGAGCCAGCAAACTTCATGTGACTTTACTCCTAGAGGATTTGTGCAATAATAGAATAGATTCTGCTTCCTGGATTTTCCAAGACATAAATGGCTATAAATAACTAGTACATAATAATTCTTCTGGGTTTACAGTGAAAAGAAATATGTTGAAgagaatatatgtatgtattcaGAGACTATACACATGGCCCTAGCACTTACCTACTGTAGTGAAACATCTAATGCAATATTATGTCTATGATGATCCAAAATATTAGCAACAAATGCCAGAATCATTTGAAGCCTAAAAGTTAGTTAATTCATGCCCACattctttctttatatatattccaTCTCGTTTTTCATATCCTCCTGACATCATTTCATAGCATTGCATGTGACCTGCACAAAAACCCACTTTGGTCTCGTCAAAACAGAAACCGGAGGAATAATAGCAATGATAGCATTACTATGGTAAGGTGCTGCCATAAAGGTTAGCTACAGTATCTTCCAATTACTTTTGGATCCTTGACACCCAGCGGACCATAAACATCGACTGCCTCTGAACTGTTATTTTTTCATATCTGCAACATAACAGCTGCAGCTACATTTCCCACAGCAAACTGTATTTTTTCTCATGTTCAGATCATATCTATACGTTTTCATTCTGCTCCGTAAGCCCATAGTCATGATTTCAACTGGTATGAACATTATATAGCTGCacacagaattttatttttttatgtgtattttttctttgaaaaaaaataaaaaatttccagaTATTCCTTGACATGATCGTACACATCCATTCTCATGGATTATAATTCTCGGTACCTGGTATCACAAGGCATAGACAGCTGTGTCCACAGTTTATCAACACAAAGGTGTTCCTGTAGCTCAGCAAAACAGACCAGTACCTCGAAACTCCTTTTCTGGAATCACAAGACCTTTAATTTTATTGTCCCTCCAGCTTTATCCATGTAAAGCAAATCAATGTCACTTGCTTTGATCGCCTGTACCGTCATAAGGATAGCGTCTCTGATGGAATGAGACAGTGTAAGAAATTTACCTTCAGGCTTGAACTGGCCATTCACATTACCAGCATTTCCACCATGGCCCCCACAGGGTATAGGTCCCTCCAGCATATGAAAGTAAAGTAAATCTTGGGAAACCTCATCTTCGTGTTTGAACAGTTTCCTAACATATATGCTAGAGAATGAAGTGCATGTTAGATATTATATGTTACTTCTGGGTCATTGTGAACATCTACAGTAGAACTAGTTCTCCTGTTGGCTTCCTTCCTGCACTATCTACCATCATATTATGTGTATGCTACATAATGTGTGTAtttgtttctgtgtttttttcttgtttataTACTATTGATTGCATTTTCTAAAGGTCTGGTTTTCATAGAAACCAACAGTGCCAACGACATTAATATAGGTACAGCATTATCATGGTGTGTGTGTTCTGTGCATGAATATTTTACTTTGCACTCACTTAAAGACTGCAAATCACATTTTTGGCACCAAACACACAAATAATGTAGCAAAAGCTAtcatcccaaaaaaaaatggtttctttTTCAACTTTCTTGGCTTTTGAGATTCTCAGGTCTCAAAGTCATAACTGATGTAACCCCACATTGCTTCATTTTGTTGTTTCAGGTATTTgtgtatttttatctttttatttgttAAAATGACCCTTAAAATCCTTTAATAAAACAGTTAATGACTCATCTTGTTATTAATGTAGAACTTTGAAATTGTCAGTTACCCAATTGACAGTCTATctgctttttttaaatgtacatgtGCTTAGTAGGGGATTGCAGAGAAATCAACTTTATATTTGTTTTCAACAATAATTTTAtacttgaaggggttttctggtacttaGATATTGGCATCCGATCCCTAGGATAGGAGGGGTGAAGGAGACTAGATAGGAAGGGTACCGAAGAGTAGAAAACTTACCTTAAGGATTCTATATAGTCTACTGAAGATTGCAAATATCAGAtaggtggaggtccaacacctggtacccccactgatcagcagttTTGGGCAGCCACCAGTACTGGAAACTATACAATTGACTAAAGGCTTCATACTCTGTGTAGTTTCTGGAACTGGTGTACTGCATCTCAGGCAGCGGAGGTTTTGGCTACTACGCAAAGCACACAATTGAGTGGGGCCCCAGGTAGCAGGGGCCCCTGCTGTTCCTGGCACGTCCCCTATTTCAACTGCATCCACATCCttaggatgcagatacagttgaatacagtgGTGTGACAGGGAGCCAtcagctccctgctccaccattcgcTCTGTGACCATTGGTTTGGTGCTGGCAAATGCAATGAAGTGACATTGTTGTACCAGCTGCACCTATCCGCCTTACAGATTGGAGCAGGTGAGCAGGTCTGCAGTGAGAGATCTGCTCTTTTCATTGTAGAAATTAAGCAAGGGGGCATTTTACTGCATGAGGGGCATATAAGGGGGCATTATGTGTGAAGGGCACATCTGGGGGCATAATATTCTATGGGGGGCACATAAGTGGCATCATAATGTATTGGAGTCACATAAGGGAGTTTATACTGTGTTGGTGGGGAAGATAGGGGGTCACTATATTAGCAGTGTGACAGGGAGCAGATTAGCAGTCCAATGGGGCAGAGCTTAGTGGTGCAAGAGGAGGCCCAGCATATAACTTTGCTTGGGGACCCAAAAAAGCCAAATCTGGCCCTGAGCTCAGGTCCCGTTCACTTAAGCTGCAGTTCACCAGCATGACCACTATACAGTAGATGGAAGCTCCTGTTTAGTTTCTGGAAAACCCCTGAAAGTGGAGCAGGCACtaaaggggtcatttatgaaactggtgtaaagtagaactggcttagttgccaatagcagccaatcagattccacctttcattttggacagttcCTTTGGAGCACTGGAGCTACTGTCAGTGAGGACCTTTGCCAATCTGACATTGGTAATGTACCATAGGGATAACCATCAATATAAAATCCCGAGAGAATCCTTTAAGTGAACTGGAAGTGGATGCACTCTGCATTGCGCTGTTTCCCCTCTGCTCTGATTGACATCTGTAGTGGTCTGGTTGGATACTACATCTATTCCTCAGAGCAGAGGGTAGATCCTGTGACGAggttcaatgcagagagcacgtcACAGTAAAGTTTAACCTCCAGTGCACttaaggagcagaatctggcataaTATAACagcatattcacactactcctgaaaaAACAAACTCAACAAAATGTATATTTGTACTGCTCTCCCTAGACCCTACCAAGTACATGGTAAACTCTGGTGTCAAATTTCTTTGCTTGGGATTACAATAAATGGTTAATTTTATATTTCTAGAAAATTCATAACTCTTGGCCATTGTCTGTGTCTGGTATTGGATTAcgtttttttttagatttctgtggttaaaaattaagttaaaaaaaaaaaatgaattagaaacatatttaagcCATTCTCTATAATTTTCCATTCTCAATAAAGTTGAAAGGCACAATATTTTAAAATCATGCCAGATTTTTGGATTAATATGTCAAGTACAGGTTACAGAATTGTAACTTTGAATATATTTTGATATAATgcataatacagtatatatgaaaTGCATTTAGGAAGTCTTCAGACTCTttgactttttcacattttatgttgaggccttgtgctaaaatagacAAAAATCAAGTTTTCCCCCATTAGTCTacgctcaataccccataataaccaagaaaactgaattttagaaaattttgtaaatttattaaaaaggaaaaacaaatttcacatctttg
This portion of the Bufo gargarizans isolate SCDJY-AF-19 chromosome 1, ASM1485885v1, whole genome shotgun sequence genome encodes:
- the CABP1 gene encoding calcium-binding protein 1 isoform X4 gives rise to the protein MGNCVKSPLQNLSQKDRELRPEEIEELREAFKEFDKDKDGYISCKDLGDCMRTMGYMPTEMELIELSQQINMNLGGHVDFEDFVELMGPKLLAETADMIGVKELRDAFKEFDTNGDGEISTSELREAMKKLLGQQVGHRDIEDIIRDVDLNGDGQVDFEEFVRMMSR
- the CABP1 gene encoding calcium-binding protein 1 isoform X2, giving the protein MGNCVKSPLQNLSQKMHQEERSCLRPAQTGEEAAQGPLMLLAQNCAVMHNLLGPACIFLRKGFAESRQPDRELRPEEIEELREAFKEFDKDKDGYISCKDLGDCMRTMGYMPTEMELIELSQQINMNLGGHVDFEDFVELMGPKLLAETADMIGVKELRDAFKEFDTNGDGEISTSELREAMKKLLGQQVGHRDIEDIIRDVDLNGDGQVDFEEFVRMMSR
- the CABP1 gene encoding calcium-binding protein 1 isoform X3; amino-acid sequence: MHQEERSCLRPAQTGEEAAQGPLMLLAQNCAVMHNLLGPACIFLRKGFAESRQPDRELRPEEIEELREAFKEFDKDKDGYISCKDLGDCMRTMGYMPTEMELIELSQQINMNLGGHVDFEDFVELMGPKLLAETADMIGVKELRDAFKEFDTNGDGEISTSELREAMKKLLGQQVGHRDIEDIIRDVDLNGDGQVDFEEFVRMMSR